A genomic segment from Branchiostoma floridae strain S238N-H82 chromosome 7, Bfl_VNyyK, whole genome shotgun sequence encodes:
- the LOC118419702 gene encoding protein inturned-like has product MYALTNYAELQKFHVRLKVDPRGGGNLLDGVFPIEKLTRVEWLSEDSANYHCSGKRIFVEDLPEYGALTRLSNLRRGDCISALNDIPVTRGNLSRLLAAISQPMEVTLTIERSQKGSLRMRNAVHQLDAVPESSSDGAHAQQRELLFPSNWSKMDPKGQTANLRC; this is encoded by the exons ATGTACGCTTTAACTAACTACGCAGAGTTACAGAAGTTTCACGTGCGGTTAAAAGTAGACCCAAGAGGTGGCGGGAATTTACTGGACGGAGTCTTTCCGATAGAAAAACTGACAAGAGTTGAATGGTTATCGGAGGACAGCGCAAACTATCACTGCAGTGGGAAAAGAATCTTCGTCGAAGATCTACCGGAGTATGGAGCTTTGACAAGACTTTCGAATCTACGGAGAG GTGATTGTATCTCGGCCCTGAATGACATCCCGGTGACCCGTGGTAACCTCAGCCGTCTGCTGGCGGCCATCTCTCAACCTATGGAG GTGACTCTGACGATCGAAAGGTCACAGAAGGGAAGTCTACGCATGCGCAACGCCGTGCATCAGTTGGACGCTGTTCCGGAATCCAGCTCAGATGGAGCGCATGCGCAACAGAGAGAATTATTGTTTCCGTCCAATTGGTCGAAAATGGACCCAAAAGGCCAGACGGCGAATCTTAGATGTTGA